In Ailuropoda melanoleuca isolate Jingjing chromosome X, ASM200744v2, whole genome shotgun sequence, a single genomic region encodes these proteins:
- the LOC100467458 gene encoding trophinin-like isoform X1: MKVLKFACKVQKKDRKEWAAQYQKAVEMEVQAAAVAAAEAEARAEARAQMGIGEEAVAGPWNWDDMDIDCLTREELGDDAQSWNRFSFEIETRAQENAEASTNIDFSRGASRATFSDSASISFSGAPSPGGGFGGRAGISFGGTPRTSASFSSIASICFSGIPSTSTSFSGAASISFSGAASTSSSFNSEACISFDGTPCTSAGFGGGVSSSFSVPLSSSSSFSGGASSGFGGTLSTTAGFSGTLITSSSFGSIPRTSTVFSGALSTSAGFGGTLSTSVCFGGSPSSGASFGGTLNTSICFGSSPSTTTGFDGMLSTSVSFGGSSSTSTDFGGTVSTSISFGGSPSTGASFGGAFSTSVGFGGALNTSASFNSAVSTSASFSSAPSTISGFGSVFSTSADFSGALSTTTDFGIAPSTTNGFGGVPSTSLSFGSVSNTNLCFGGPPSTSTCFSGATSASFGDGSSTTAGFIFGNGLSTSAGFSGGLSTSAVFGSGLGTSAIFGNGLSTSAGFGGGLISSNGFGDGLGTNAGFNSTLGTSAGFSGGLSISDGFRAGPNNIFSGGPSTIIGLGSGSNTSTGFTGEPCTSTSFSGGPSSIIGFSSGPSTGAGFSSGPRNGAGFGGGATSLGACSFSYG, translated from the exons ATGAAAGTCCTCAAGTTTGCATGCAAG GTGCAAAAGAAAGACCGCAAGGAGTGGGCTGCTCAGTACCAGAAGGCAGTGGAGATGGAAGTCCAAGCTGCAGCTGTGGCTGCGGCTGAGGCTGAGGCAAGGGCTGAGGCAAGAGCCCAAATGGGGATTGGAGAGGAAGCTGTGGCTGGGCCCTGGAATTGGGATGACATGGATATCGACTGCCTAACAAGGGAAGAGTTAGGCGATGATGCTCAGTCCTGGAAcagattttcatttgaaattgaGACCAGAGCCCAAGAAAATGCAGAAGCCAGCACCAACATCGACTTCAGCAGAGGAGCTAGCAGGGCTACCTTCAGCGATAGTGCTAGTATTAGCTTCAGTGGTGCGCCCAGCCCCGGTGGTGGATTTGGTGGCAGAGCTGGCATAAGCTTTGGTGGCACACCCAGGACCAGTGCCAGCTTCAGCAGTATAGCCAGCATTTGCTTTAGTGGCATACCCAGCACTAGCACTAGTTTTAGTGGTGCAGCCAGCATTAGCTTCAGTGGTGCAGCTAGCACCAGCTCTAGTTTCAACAGTGAAGCCTGCATTAGCTTTGATGGCACACCTTGTACCAGTGCCGGCTTTGGTGGTGGGGTCAGCTCCAGTTTCAGTGTCCCACTTAGCAGTAGTTCCAGTTTCAGTGGTGGAGCCAGCTCTGGCTTTGGAGGCACACTCAGCACCACTGCTGGCTTCAGTGGTACACTCATTACGAGTAGCAGCTTTGGCAGTATACCCAGAACCAGCACAGTCTTTAGTGGTGCACTTAGCACCAGCGCTGGATTTGGTGGCACACTGAGCACTAGTGTCTGCTTTGGTGGCTCTCCCAGCTCTGGTGCAAGCTTTGGTGGCACACTTAATACCAGTATCTGCTTTGGCAGCTCTCCTAGCACCACCACTGGTTTTGATGGAATGCTCAGCACCAGTGTCTCCTTTGGTGGCTCTTCCAGCACCAGCACTGACTTTGGTGGTACAGTAAGCACCAGCATCAGCTTTGGTGGCTCTCCCAGCACTGGTGCCAGCTTTGGTGGTGCATTCAGCACTAGTGTTGGCTTTGGTGGTGCACTCAACACCAGTGCTAGTTTTAACAGTGCTGTCAGCACTAGTGCCAGCTTCAGCAGTGCACCTAGCACCATCTCTGGCTTTGGCAGTGTGTTCAGCACCAGTGCTGACTTCAGTGGGGCACTTAGCACCACTACAGACTTTGGCATTGCCCCCAGTACCACCAATGGCTTTGGTGGAGTTCCCAGCACCAGCCTCTCCTTTGGCAGTGTGTCTAACACCAATCTATGCTTTGGTGGCCCTCCTAGCACTAGCACCTGCTTTAGTGGTGCTACCAGTGCTAGTTTTGGTGATGGATCCAGTACCACTGCTGGTTTCATCTTTGGCAATGGGTTAAGCACCAGTGCTGGATTTAGTGGTGGACTGAGCACCAGTGCTGTCTTCGGTAGTGGACTAGGGACTAGTGCTATCTTCGGTAATGGACTGAGCACCAGTGCTGGCTTTGGTGGTGGACTGATCTCAAGCAATGGCTTTGGTGATGGACTGGGCACCAATGCTGGTTTTAACAGCACACTTGGCACAAGTGCTGGCTTTAGTGGTGGCCTCAGCATCAGTGATGGCTTTCGTGCTGGGCCTAATAACATCTTCAGCGGAGGACCAAGTACCATCATTGGCCTTGGCAGTGGTTCCAACACCAGCACTGGCTTTACTGGCGAACCCTGCACCAGCACCAGCTTCAGTGGTGGACCCAGTTCTATCATTGGCTTCAGCAGTGGACCAAGCACAGGTGCTGGCTTCAGCAGTGGACCAAGAAATGGTGCTGGCTTTGGTGGTGGAGCCACCAGCCTTGGTGCCTGTAGCTTCTCCTATGGCTAG
- the LOC100467458 gene encoding trophinin-like isoform X2 → MEVQAAAVAAAEAEARAEARAQMGIGEEAVAGPWNWDDMDIDCLTREELGDDAQSWNRFSFEIETRAQENAEASTNIDFSRGASRATFSDSASISFSGAPSPGGGFGGRAGISFGGTPRTSASFSSIASICFSGIPSTSTSFSGAASISFSGAASTSSSFNSEACISFDGTPCTSAGFGGGVSSSFSVPLSSSSSFSGGASSGFGGTLSTTAGFSGTLITSSSFGSIPRTSTVFSGALSTSAGFGGTLSTSVCFGGSPSSGASFGGTLNTSICFGSSPSTTTGFDGMLSTSVSFGGSSSTSTDFGGTVSTSISFGGSPSTGASFGGAFSTSVGFGGALNTSASFNSAVSTSASFSSAPSTISGFGSVFSTSADFSGALSTTTDFGIAPSTTNGFGGVPSTSLSFGSVSNTNLCFGGPPSTSTCFSGATSASFGDGSSTTAGFIFGNGLSTSAGFSGGLSTSAVFGSGLGTSAIFGNGLSTSAGFGGGLISSNGFGDGLGTNAGFNSTLGTSAGFSGGLSISDGFRAGPNNIFSGGPSTIIGLGSGSNTSTGFTGEPCTSTSFSGGPSSIIGFSSGPSTGAGFSSGPRNGAGFGGGATSLGACSFSYG, encoded by the coding sequence ATGGAAGTCCAAGCTGCAGCTGTGGCTGCGGCTGAGGCTGAGGCAAGGGCTGAGGCAAGAGCCCAAATGGGGATTGGAGAGGAAGCTGTGGCTGGGCCCTGGAATTGGGATGACATGGATATCGACTGCCTAACAAGGGAAGAGTTAGGCGATGATGCTCAGTCCTGGAAcagattttcatttgaaattgaGACCAGAGCCCAAGAAAATGCAGAAGCCAGCACCAACATCGACTTCAGCAGAGGAGCTAGCAGGGCTACCTTCAGCGATAGTGCTAGTATTAGCTTCAGTGGTGCGCCCAGCCCCGGTGGTGGATTTGGTGGCAGAGCTGGCATAAGCTTTGGTGGCACACCCAGGACCAGTGCCAGCTTCAGCAGTATAGCCAGCATTTGCTTTAGTGGCATACCCAGCACTAGCACTAGTTTTAGTGGTGCAGCCAGCATTAGCTTCAGTGGTGCAGCTAGCACCAGCTCTAGTTTCAACAGTGAAGCCTGCATTAGCTTTGATGGCACACCTTGTACCAGTGCCGGCTTTGGTGGTGGGGTCAGCTCCAGTTTCAGTGTCCCACTTAGCAGTAGTTCCAGTTTCAGTGGTGGAGCCAGCTCTGGCTTTGGAGGCACACTCAGCACCACTGCTGGCTTCAGTGGTACACTCATTACGAGTAGCAGCTTTGGCAGTATACCCAGAACCAGCACAGTCTTTAGTGGTGCACTTAGCACCAGCGCTGGATTTGGTGGCACACTGAGCACTAGTGTCTGCTTTGGTGGCTCTCCCAGCTCTGGTGCAAGCTTTGGTGGCACACTTAATACCAGTATCTGCTTTGGCAGCTCTCCTAGCACCACCACTGGTTTTGATGGAATGCTCAGCACCAGTGTCTCCTTTGGTGGCTCTTCCAGCACCAGCACTGACTTTGGTGGTACAGTAAGCACCAGCATCAGCTTTGGTGGCTCTCCCAGCACTGGTGCCAGCTTTGGTGGTGCATTCAGCACTAGTGTTGGCTTTGGTGGTGCACTCAACACCAGTGCTAGTTTTAACAGTGCTGTCAGCACTAGTGCCAGCTTCAGCAGTGCACCTAGCACCATCTCTGGCTTTGGCAGTGTGTTCAGCACCAGTGCTGACTTCAGTGGGGCACTTAGCACCACTACAGACTTTGGCATTGCCCCCAGTACCACCAATGGCTTTGGTGGAGTTCCCAGCACCAGCCTCTCCTTTGGCAGTGTGTCTAACACCAATCTATGCTTTGGTGGCCCTCCTAGCACTAGCACCTGCTTTAGTGGTGCTACCAGTGCTAGTTTTGGTGATGGATCCAGTACCACTGCTGGTTTCATCTTTGGCAATGGGTTAAGCACCAGTGCTGGATTTAGTGGTGGACTGAGCACCAGTGCTGTCTTCGGTAGTGGACTAGGGACTAGTGCTATCTTCGGTAATGGACTGAGCACCAGTGCTGGCTTTGGTGGTGGACTGATCTCAAGCAATGGCTTTGGTGATGGACTGGGCACCAATGCTGGTTTTAACAGCACACTTGGCACAAGTGCTGGCTTTAGTGGTGGCCTCAGCATCAGTGATGGCTTTCGTGCTGGGCCTAATAACATCTTCAGCGGAGGACCAAGTACCATCATTGGCCTTGGCAGTGGTTCCAACACCAGCACTGGCTTTACTGGCGAACCCTGCACCAGCACCAGCTTCAGTGGTGGACCCAGTTCTATCATTGGCTTCAGCAGTGGACCAAGCACAGGTGCTGGCTTCAGCAGTGGACCAAGAAATGGTGCTGGCTTTGGTGGTGGAGCCACCAGCCTTGGTGCCTGTAGCTTCTCCTATGGCTAG